Proteins from a genomic interval of Haliaeetus albicilla chromosome 13, bHalAlb1.1, whole genome shotgun sequence:
- the ANXA4 gene encoding annexin A4 gives MATIKGVSSFSAEQEAQALRKAMKGFGTDEDAIIEILTKLNISQRQQVLITYKSSIGRDLIDDLKSELSGNFERVIVGMMTPTTMYDVHELRRAMKGAGTDEGCLIEILASRTNEEIRRINENYKLQYGCTLEEDIVSDTSSMFRRVLVSLSTGNRDEGTYVDDALAQQDAQCLYEAGEKKWGTDEVQFMAILCTRNRCHLLRVFDAYRGIANKDITDSIKSEMSGDLEDALLAVVKCVRNKPAYFAERLYKSMKGLGTDDNTLIRVMVSRSEIDMLDIRREFLTMYGKSLYSFIKGDCSGDYRKVLLRLCGGED, from the exons ATG GCAACAATCAAGGGGGTCTCGAGTTTCAGTGCTGAGCAAGAAGCACAAGCACTAAGGAAGGCTATGAAGGGATTTG GCACAGATGAAGACGCCATCATTGAGATCTTGACCAAACTAAACATTTCCCAACGTCAGCAAGTTCTGATCACCTATAAAAGCAGTATTGGCAGG GATTTGATTGATGACTTGAAGTCTGAGCTGAGTGGGAATTTTGAAAGGGTTATCGTTGGTATGATGACTCCTACCACCATGTATGATGTGCATGAACTGAGGAGGGCTATGAAG GGTGCAGGAACAGACGAAGGTTGCCTGATTGAAATTTTGGCTTCTCGCACAAACGAAGAGATTCGGCGCATTAATGAGAACTACAAACTTC AATATGGCTGTACCCTCGAGGAGGACATTGTCTCTGACACATCTTCCATGTTTCGAAGAGTCCTTGTGTCCCTCTCGACG GGAAACAGAGATGAGGGAACGTATGTGGATGATGCCCTTGCTCAGCAAGATGCTCAG TGCCTGTATGAAGCCGGGGAGAAGAAATGGGGAACAGATGAGGTACAATTTATGGCCATCCTCTGTACACGGAACAGATGCCACCTACTAAGAG TTTTTGATGCATACAGAGGGATTGCTAATAAGGACATAACAGACAGCATTAAATCTGAGATGTCAGGAGACCTCGAAGATGCTTTGTTAGCTGTGG TAAAGTGCGTGCGAAATAAACCTGCATATTTTGCTGAAAGATTGTATAAATCCATGAAG GGACTGGGAACAGATGACAACACGCTGATCCGAGTGATGGTGTCCCGCTCTGAAATAGATATGCTGGATATCAGAAGGGAATTCTTGACCATGTATGGGAAATCACTCTACTCCTTCATTAAG GGAGACTGCTCAGGAGACTATAGGAAAGTTCTGCTCAGACTCTGTGGTGGGGAGGATTAA